A window of the Serratia sarumanii genome harbors these coding sequences:
- a CDS encoding SMP-30/gluconolactonase/LRE family protein, which produces MFRFCLFSFLLPRRRRLTQLAGAALFLSGVMQAQATQRIEFSPDAAGAYPEGIAWNARAGAFLVSSLRGGQLGLVYPDGRYRRFSTGSGLITTSGMLVDAERNRVLVCNEDVGVSLNSASGTRNRVAQVLEFNLDTGALQQTYDLSSLSRGPTLANDLALDAQGNIYVTDSFQPQIYKIDRATRQVSILVRSARLIPADAPAAAQGTQPYLNGIVYHPDGYLIAADYTRGLLWKVTLDNAPAISEIRLPQRLKGPDGLRLKNAHELVIVQSFPGRKGGMSGNVTLLSSNDGWASAHITAVATPPELDGPTGAALRDGEVWVVNSRYPRLFADVAQAESVRTFSIVKVALERRPADRRRLPTLPE; this is translated from the coding sequence ATGTTCCGCTTCTGCCTCTTTTCTTTCTTGTTGCCGCGGCGCCGACGCCTCACCCAGCTTGCCGGCGCCGCGCTGTTTCTCAGCGGCGTCATGCAGGCGCAGGCCACGCAGCGCATCGAATTCTCGCCGGATGCCGCCGGCGCCTACCCTGAAGGCATCGCCTGGAATGCGCGCGCCGGCGCGTTCCTGGTGTCGTCCCTGCGTGGCGGGCAGCTCGGCCTGGTCTACCCGGATGGCCGCTATCGGCGCTTTTCCACCGGCAGTGGACTTATCACCACCTCCGGCATGCTGGTGGACGCCGAGCGCAACCGGGTGCTGGTGTGCAACGAAGACGTGGGCGTATCCCTCAACTCAGCCTCCGGCACGCGCAATCGCGTGGCGCAGGTGCTGGAGTTCAATCTCGATACCGGCGCGCTGCAGCAGACGTACGATCTTTCATCGTTAAGCCGTGGGCCGACGCTGGCCAACGATCTGGCGCTCGACGCGCAGGGCAATATCTACGTGACCGACAGCTTCCAGCCGCAGATTTACAAGATTGACCGGGCAACGCGCCAGGTGTCGATTCTGGTGCGCTCGGCGCGTTTGATCCCCGCCGACGCCCCCGCCGCAGCGCAGGGCACGCAGCCTTATCTCAACGGCATCGTGTATCATCCGGATGGCTATCTGATTGCGGCGGACTACACCCGCGGGCTGCTGTGGAAGGTGACGCTGGATAACGCGCCTGCAATAAGTGAAATCAGGCTGCCGCAGCGGCTGAAAGGGCCGGACGGGCTGCGGCTCAAAAACGCCCATGAATTGGTGATCGTACAGTCTTTTCCGGGGAGAAAAGGGGGCATGTCCGGCAACGTAACGCTGCTTTCCTCGAACGACGGCTGGGCCAGCGCGCATATCACGGCGGTCGCCACGCCGCCGGAATTGGATGGGCCGACCGGCGCCGCGCTGCGCGATGGCGAAGTGTGGGTGGTCAACTCCCGTTACCCCCGTTTGTTTGCCGACGTCGCTCAGGCGGAGAGCGTCAGGACATTCAGCATCGTCAAGGTGGCGTTAGAGCGGAGGCCCGCCGATCGGCGACGGTTGCCAACCCTGCCGGAATAG